Genomic DNA from Candidatus Dadabacteria bacterium:
TTTTTGGCCAGCTGAGTCGTACTCAGATCTCCTTAGCGGTACCGCCGAGGAAGCGGGTCTCAGGATTGCGACCGAAGCCCGTGAGAGCCAGAAGGGTTTCGGCAATTTCACCGCAAACCTGACTATGACGTTGCGTAACAAGCAGGGGAAGGAAACCCAGCGCTCGCTCCGCCTCAAGGTTCTTGAAGTTCAGGGGGATGGCGATCGGACCCTGTTTGTGTTTGACCACCCGCAGGATGTCAAGGGAACCGCCTTTCTCGTCCACGCCCACAAGACCGGCCCAGACAAACAGTGGCTCTATCTTCCCGCCCTTAAGCGAGTGAAAGGCATCAGCGCTTCGAAACAGTCCGGCTCTTTCATGGGCAGCGAATTCTCCTACGAGGACATGGGAGCGGTTGAGATCGAAAAATTTACTCACCGGTTCATCCGCGAGGAACCCTGCGGTGATCTCAAGTGCCTAGTTATTGAGCGTGTCCCGAAAAGCAAGGATTCCGGCTATTCCCGCCAGTTGATCTGGTTTGACCGGGAGGAGCTTCGAACAGTTCAGATACAGTATTTTGACCGCAGGGATGAGCACCTCAAGACGATGGTCGTGGAGAACTACGCAAAATACCTTGATCGATTCTGGCGAAGCGGCAAGTTAACGATGACAAACCTGCTGACGGGCAAGAGTACCGTGCTGCTGTGGTCGGACTACAAGTTCGGGACCGATCTCGACACCAAGGACTTTACCAAAACAGCGCTGAAGCGGATACGGTAGAGAGAATTTCTTGACTGTCCAGTCCGGTTTGCCGCTCGCCGGAGTGACTGCACGCAACGAACGGAGAGTTTCCGTAAGTTGGATTCATCAGGCCCATAAAAAACGGTGGAGCACCTATGTCTTCAACCATTCCTACATCCCATTACCCAGAAAGAGGGGACGTGACCCTTAGTCCCGGGCGCAGGTCAAATCCCCTGTTTTGGCAATAATGAAATTGCTGAGAGAGATAGAGTCGCGGCTGGGTAACTGGGCTATCATGTTCCGGTGGCCGATCATAGTCGCCGCCATTGTCTTGACCGGGATTGCAACAAGCGGCACGTTGTTGCTTGAATTTTCGACTGACCACCGCGTCTACTTTTCCAAAAGCAACCCTCAGCTCCTCGAGTATCAGGAGATGGAGGATATGTACGGCAAGAGCGACAACATCTTTTTCGCCATCGTGCCGGAGGACCGGGACGCCACATCGGCTCTTGCACTTGAAGCTACGGAGTGGCTCACCGAACGGGCTTGGCAGACCCCATTTGCGAGCCGCGTCGATTCCATTACCAACTTTCAGCATACCGAAGCCGCCGGCGACGAGATATTGGTGCGTGAACTTGTGGACGAGAGTGCTTTCAGTAATGCCGAAGAGCGGTCACGGATTCGCGAAATCGCCTTGGCGGAACCGGCTCTCGCGGGGCGCCTGCTGGCACGCGACGGCGGTGTATCAGGAATAAACGTCACATTGCAGTTGCCGGGCGAGGACCAGATGCGCGAAGGTGCGAAAGTTGCTGAGCACTCGCGGAAACTTGCGAATGAGTTTCGAGAGCGTTTCCCCGGCATCGATGTACGATTGGCTGGAATGGTGATTTTTAACCAGGCCTTTATGGATGTGTCGCTGGACGATCTTAGGACGCTCATCCCGGTGAGTTTCTTGGCAATGGCGTTCATGCTCCTGCTGCTGACGCGGGGATTTTCGGGAACATTCGCAATAATGCTCGTCGTGACGATGTCGGTAATGACCGCTGTGGGCATCGGAGGCTGGGTAGGACTTCCAATGACATCGCCTTCGGCGGTCTCCCCGGTCGTCGTGCTGACGGTGGCTATTGCCAACTGCGTCCACATCTATTCCGCCGTTGTCAACTACATGCATGATGCGGCGTCCGGCACGTCTGAGAATCACGGTAGCAGGACCAGGCGGGATGCGATTGTCGAGTCGATCCGGGTGAACCTTCAGCCGGTCTTCCTGTCGAGCCTGACAACCACGCTCGGCTTTTTGAGCTTGAATTTCTCCGATTCGCCTCCCTTCCGTCATCTAGGCACCTTCGTTGCATTTGGGGTAGGTGCAGCGTTCGTACTCTCCGTAACTTTTCTACCAGCGCTGCTCTCGCTGCTGCCGGTTCGGGTACGCGCATCCCTGCCCCGAGAGAATTCCCTGATAGTCATGTTCGGCAAGTTCGTGATACGCCGAAGCCACCAGTTGCTCTTGGGTTCCGTGCTGATCGTGGTAGTGCTTGTGGCATCGATTTCAAAGAACGAGCTAAACGACGTCTTCCTCCACTACTTTGACGAGGGCGTTCAATTCCGAAAAGACTCTGAATTCATCGTTAACAACCTCACGGGTCTGTATGCCATGGAGTACTCGCTCCCATCGCGCTCCCCGGGTGGGATCAGCGACCCGGCGTATCTCTCCGACGTCGAAGCGTTTGCCGAGTGGTACAGGGGGCAGCCTGAAACGATACACGTAAACGTCATCACCGATACCTTCCGACGGCTAAACAAGAGCATGAACGGGGACGATCCCTCCTATTACCGGCTACCCGCAGACCGGGAGCTTGCTGCGCAGTACCTGCTTCTCTACGAGATCT
This window encodes:
- a CDS encoding MMPL family transporter; the protein is MKLLREIESRLGNWAIMFRWPIIVAAIVLTGIATSGTLLLEFSTDHRVYFSKSNPQLLEYQEMEDMYGKSDNIFFAIVPEDRDATSALALEATEWLTERAWQTPFASRVDSITNFQHTEAAGDEILVRELVDESAFSNAEERSRIREIALAEPALAGRLLARDGGVSGINVTLQLPGEDQMREGAKVAEHSRKLANEFRERFPGIDVRLAGMVIFNQAFMDVSLDDLRTLIPVSFLAMAFMLLLLTRGFSGTFAIMLVVTMSVMTAVGIGGWVGLPMTSPSAVSPVVVLTVAIANCVHIYSAVVNYMHDAASGTSENHGSRTRRDAIVESIRVNLQPVFLSSLTTTLGFLSLNFSDSPPFRHLGTFVAFGVGAAFVLSVTFLPALLSLLPVRVRASLPRENSLIVMFGKFVIRRSHQLLLGSVLIVVVLVASISKNELNDVFLHYFDEGVQFRKDSEFIVNNLTGLYAMEYSLPSRSPGGISDPAYLSDVEAFAEWYRGQPETIHVNVITDTFRRLNKSMNGDDPSYYRLPADRELAAQYLLLYEISLPYGLDLNNQIDVGKSATRMVVRTQTLSSNEVIALDQRVRQWLAGHAPNISGQVSAGTTLMFANLGRRNIISMLAGTTLALVGISFILIFALRSWRLGITSMVPNLIPGALGFGIWGLTVGQVGVSLSMVTAMTLGIVVDDTVHFLSRYQRTRRELGSTSADAVLTAFRTVGQALLTTSLVLVAGFVVVSFSNFELNSAMGKLTALVIALALVADFLLLPPLLMKFDANADGVLPPLNS
- a CDS encoding outer membrane lipoprotein-sorting protein, translated to MIRFSIPRIMFAVLASFLAVCFWPAESYSDLLSGTAEEAGLRIATEARESQKGFGNFTANLTMTLRNKQGKETQRSLRLKVLEVQGDGDRTLFVFDHPQDVKGTAFLVHAHKTGPDKQWLYLPALKRVKGISASKQSGSFMGSEFSYEDMGAVEIEKFTHRFIREEPCGDLKCLVIERVPKSKDSGYSRQLIWFDREELRTVQIQYFDRRDEHLKTMVVENYAKYLDRFWRSGKLTMTNLLTGKSTVLLWSDYKFGTDLDTKDFTKTALKRIR